TGGTAGGAAACTTCATCGGCGCAGTATATAGTGCAGCAGTATACTGCTGCTTCAGGCGGGCAGAAAGTGCAGAACGCGGTGAGGAATGCCTACGCGATGGGGAAGGTGAAGATGGTGGCTTCTGAATTTGAAACAGCGACGAAAGTAGTGAAGAACAGAAATGTGAGTAGAGCTGCTGAATCAGGCGGATTCGTGCTATGGCAGATGAGCCCCGATATGTGGTATGTTGAGCTTGCTGTGGGAGGGAGCAAGGTTCATGCTGGCTGCAATGGGAAGCTGGTTTGGAGGCACACGCCCTGGCTCGGCGCTCACACGGCCAAGGGGCCGGTTAGGCCCCTTCGCCGCTCCCTTCAGGTGAAAATAGTGGGCATCAGATCGTATTCGCACTGAGTGTTCCATTACTGACCTTGATGTTTGCATATGCAGGGGCTTGATCCAAGAACGACTGCTAGTATGTTTGCTGATTCGATTTGCATTGGGGAGAAGAACATCAATGGGGAAGACTGCTTCATTCTGAAGGTTGCTGCTGATCCTCGGACGCTCAAGGCGAGGAGCGAGGGGCCTGCTGAGATCATAAGGCATGTCCTGTTCGGCTACTTCAGCCAGAAGACAGGGCTGCTGATTCACATGGAGGATTCCCATCTCACCCGCATCCAATCCAATGGTGGCGATGCGGTTTACTGGGAGACCACTATCAACTCGTCCCTGGATGACTATCGGCCCGTTGAAGGGATCATGATAGCTCACTCGGGGCAATCTGTGGTGACCCTTttccggtttggggagatggcGATGAGCCACACCAAAACCAGGATGGAGGAAGCCTGGACGATTGAGGAGGTCGCCTTCAACATCCCAGGTCTGTCGATGGACTGCTTCATTCCGCCTGCTGACTTGGGGTCGGCCTCAATCAGCGAAACGTGTGAGCTCCCGGTAGAGGAGAGGGGGAAGCTGGGTAAGCGTGCGAAAGTTGCAGCGCTGGAGAAGGCTCAGCCTACTACCACCATTGATAAGCTAATGTGGAAGGTAGAGATATGAGGGAGTAGTGTGGTAAATGTTGATATATGGGTAGTGCAGTTTGTAATTTTTACTAACACAGCAGGAAATAACAAACTAGGTTTGTAGTAGTTGTGGGTTGTTCCTCCATTAAATCTGTGTTTGTAACAGAATCCAACTAGAGGGGTTGGTTGGAggctaattttttttgttagtttaTCTCAAAGGGTGAAAAGCTTTAATATTAGTATTGGCAAATCCATTGGGATTTTGTTCTTATTTTACCGACTTGATGTTTTTGTGCCTCCTAGATTAAACGGCACTGGCAGTCGGAAAATGGTAATACTTAGGTGTTGGTTCTTCaagatttgtgtttgttgaTTAGTTGAAGGAATTTCATTTCCACTGTAAACATTATGCATACACAGCTGTTTTGCATGAGGTATAGTATatgatgattattattattttggttAGTTTGAGATATAGTGGAGAGCACCATCTTCATCTTGCTTTAATAATGTGGCTTGCTTTTCCCGATACTCATTGCTACTTTTTGGTTTGACTTGGACCCGAATTGATGTGGGATTATAGATTTGAACCCAATTTCTTATGATTCCCCCAAACCCATGTGATTTTTCATCATCATATCCCCTTTTGCTacttttttctatcatttcctatATTTTTCCGAATTAGATGGAAACAATattctttctactttttttttctcaattactttactctctcttcattaactcacaaaacaatactacataaaattcCGTGCCAGCAagtaaatgttgcatatttaatgggacgaagggagtaataaacaaaaatatgaCCAAAAAAAACACTGTGTTATCTTATTTTCTTTGGATAAAGTTGTTTGTCATAAACATTGTTATTCACAAATGTTCACCAAACCTGTAATGttttaggccacccgcaacgcattACGCGAGTGGCCCGTATTTCGTTCCTTCGTGACGGAACGgtggcgggacgcgttgcagcgtctcgtcccgtcACCATCCCGCAGGATCGCCCGTCCCTCCGAGACCCAttgcgagacgtctcgccacgcgctcccgcgacgtggcgagctcccaggccatgcgtgacgcccactcgccggctcgCGAGTAggattcgtcacgctgacgcaataaattattttttttaaattcgaattaaaattaaaaaaaaattttaattggcAAAGAGTAATATTACCtttttatagccgttttccttgtttttactctataaatactcctaattcatcctcgtttcacacacaactacacatctattcttccaaaatcatcttcatttcctctccaattttcatctcaaatcatctctcttttattcttcccccaaatttaatcgatctcatgGATCTGTATGAGCATacgctttttgcgcagaagcagaaggctgctcggaaggatgtagagcgggcgttcggggttctccaagcgcgcttcaacattatcaaagccccggctcgtacgtggttcatggagaacatggtcgacatcatgtatacgtgcataatcttgcacaacatgattgtccaagacgaattacccgaggcgggaaattggttcgaccctgaagcccccggaagctcaaccgcaagtagtccgccttgaagtggagtgcatccgtctatacaagaacgattGTCTATTCGGgtaaggacacgtgactctaccgcccacgcccaactccaagatgatctaatggagtacatttgggcaaactttggcggaggaaattaaattatgtatttttttaggattttgaattatgtttttttaatttttttttaattctatgttgtaatgttatattatttttaatgaagtgtgttttttattaattgaatatgttggaaaaaaaattaaaaaaaatgaaattgaatgaatagtaatttaatggacggataagtgacagagggttgcaggttccgtcccttagttaagagatggagtaaaaaagtacagtggggcccatgaatagtaattaagggatgaTTAAGGGACGTATAAgtgacaacgttgtggatggccttaggcgACGTTTTTGCGTGACGACAGTAGGAAAATTTTCCAAGTTATGAAATTTTACGCAAAATTTAGGTTTAAGATTTGTGCTGAAAATGGACATGTCATAGtactttttagttttttacACGAATTTGAcagtttaaaattaaaataaatttatgatcgagatatttttgataaatgggTATTTAAAGTGAGATATACTTTTTCCATGGGTATGTATTTTACGTTAATTTTATCGTCACCAAACATTTGCCGCTATTAACTTGACAAAGTTTGTAGGGAGTAGACAGGGAAGGTTCCACAATATGATGATGAGTGGTCTTCATGAAAAGGTTAATAATTCCCCATTTACAGGGTAAAGACAGCAATTATTAACATATATATAATTTGCATTGCACACTCCATTTAtattaatcataaattattaatCTGACAAATGCATTTATTGGAGAGTAAATGAGAACATGTTTAGTACTATCATTCACAAAACCATATACCATTTGTGGCACATACTGTATTTTGGCTTTAGCCAATAAATTTAGATGCAATGTGAAAACTCAGTGCCCCAAACTAGAATATTTGACAAATTTACATTTTCACTTGCTATTCGATTTATTTTTTCATGTCAATTTTTCTGCAtacatgtaaaacaaaatatgtGAATTACAAGTTTTATTGTAATAGTAATGGTTATACTATGTCagtaattttatatataatgcaTATTACACAATGCACAAAACCATATGAATCTTATCTAGCTATGAAAAGAAAAAGGGTTCATATGCTTATCCTGTACAAACTCCACACCCTTCATTTGCCTTTTATCAACTTTTTCTGCCCTTTTAAACTCGCTTTATTCTGATTATGACCGCACGGATATATTTTCCTCTACTTTAATTAATTcacaaataatattatcatgttttctgatttttttttactattaggAACAATCGGTACATGTCAAGTTGCCATTAAATTGATACGAGATTAACTGAGATCGATTTAATCGAGATTAATTTTATCATAATAATATCAAATGCTCATAAGTCATAGCTAATCATACGTGTATTTATCCCAATAACATATTATGACAAATAGTATTTACATGTTAATCATGCAAACCTATCAAGTCACTTTTAATAAgcaaaagaaagagagagaaaaaggaggAGGAGAAATTGGCGTCGTTAAATTGACATCAGGTTAAATGAGATCGAATTAATTTACATTAATTTTGTCATACAGGACCAATGCTCATAAGTTATGATTAATTATACATACTGGTATtgttcaaaaattaaaatatcgtGAGGAATCCAAAACGAAATAATACCTATATAAATTAATCATGTCTAATTCAGTTTTGATAGTATGAAGCAAAACATAAAAAAGGAGAAATTGGTATCATGTGAACTCGTTGTATACTCTTTTTATTCCCCAACAAAAAGTCCTAAATGTCAATAGTCATATACTAAAAAAAGGAGAAAGTTGTTGAAGTATGAATGTCTTGTTGAAAAAAATTAGTCCTTAAGTGTTTTAGCTGTCTAAATCCATgaactaattaataaagaggAGACATCCAGTGCTTTGtattaatatttcaatattatttAAATGTGTTGTTTCGTTGAATAAGGAATGCCTTGTAAAATAGGTAGGATCAGAGAAAGAAGAGGCTGCTATTCTCTCTttgagcatccacaacggcggatatcccggcggacgtcggacCGACGTGCCGGACATCTGCgctggacgtccgccattaggcagcatgcatacggatacggacgtcTGCTTCGGACACCGGAGTTTCGAGGctttccgggacgtccgtcgggacatccgccattgcgttgacacgacggacgtcccggcggacgtcctgatcttttattgttttttgtggatgtccgtcgggatgtccttggggatgtccgtcattgtgtagtgggatgtccttatgacgtagCAGTGCAGttggatgtccttatgacgtgacagaagGTGTTTtagggaagtccgtcgggatgttcACTGGGATatccgtcccattgtggatgcccttaatGACAAATATCACATCAGAATCAGATAATGCATAGAATCTCGCTCACTTCTTGCATCTCAAAAAttatatcaaaacaaataagatGCACATTAAATGCGTGTGTATGTGATTCAGAAATCAGAACATCGAATCACATTAATGCTGGAAATTTTTGGTAAAATGAAATGTCAATACCCCTCTTTGCAAGActgtaaatagttttatttcaattaaatggtgtatataatacaacgaagtcACCGACGGACATCTATTCATCTAGTATAAAGTATAAAATATTtgtatactactatataatatgcATAATCTACAAATTTATCCTACCGACATAATTATATCCTAAATCTTATATATATTGTTgttataaaaaatacacaaattatacaagTCACTAACATATTTTCATAACTAACACATATATGCTCCTACACAAAAATAGTACCACCACCAATTCTCTTAATTATTTACTAATAATTTAGAAACAGATGGTATCTCATTCCATACTATAACAATAATCCCATCTTCCTCTTCATTTCCAAGGACATGACAGTGCTTAGATTCTAATATTGACTTCTTGCTGTAATTTCAACTACCCCGTACTTATaacatggagtattaatttttaataaatctcAATATTGATTTCAAACATTTTATACATGCAAAATAAAGCTCAGCACTAAGTGGTACTAGTAGCCATTCGATTCTTGTTTTGTAAGTTGTTGTGGGACTACTTCTCTACGGTGAATAAAGACACTCAAATAACAATTTGTTTACTTGCTTCTGTTTCCGTGTTTCTATAGTGATTTTTGATAGAACGTTTATTTTTGTCAATACGTCAATTTCATTATTTATACTATGAACGGTTACCTTATTGTTCTTCGCCACCTTTTTTGTTTTGACCATATTGTAACTCATCAAAAAATGCACCCCTAAATCTATAAGGAGTGTTATCGAGTGATATGAGACTCATTCATTTTTAACTAAATCGTCAGAGGTTCGATTCCTGCTTTTTAACTTCAGTCATCGGTCATATGTCCATCTTTCGATGTGCCTTAAACTAGCACATAAAATAGTCACTAAATTTGGCGGTGGATACTCTTCAATTCCTTAATTGCTATTAAATCTTAAACAATTAGTTGAATTGAATTAACTAAACTCGAGTCCGCCTCAAACTTATCTAAATCTCGCTGGTATTCACTAAATCGATTCATTTTCAATCACAACAAATTAAAGCttgatttataaatatatagatCTCACAAGCTCCAGTACATAATTACAAGATGTGTTGATAGCTCGTGAATTATTAATTAGATTGAAATATCTAGAagaatatttcatttttattctaTAGATAACATGCTACTCCCTCCttccgtcattaggagtctcatttcttggcggcacaagttttaagaaatgttaagaaaagtgggtggaaaaaagttagtggaatagagaTCTCACttattatattagttttaaatgaaatgtgagtggaatgagttaatggaaggtgagaccctattaccatttgtGGTAAAAGTGagccgggactcctattcgctgATGGACTAAAATGggaaaacgggactcctattcgcgtaCGGAGGAAGTATCACTTAATCGACATATATTTTAGAATCTATGTTTTTTAGTTCTTTACGTAAACAAAACAGTAATACTATAACATATTCTGAACAAATATAGTTTACAGCAGCAATATATATAGGATCAATTGAAATGCGACCATTCTTATTTTTACCTAATAAATGTTCTTTATAAAATAGCAGTGAAAACGTGAAATTGACGATGGAAGAAACAAAATTCTCACTTGAGGGTTTACCCcgaaattattactactattctaaacaataaattaatatatttattttactgGGAATCCTCATTTGACTTTATTCACTTCCATATTTTGTGGGACATTTATAGTTTAAGGAGATGCCGTGAAATTGTTTGACATTATTCAGCATTTCAAGGTGCACATTAATTTTGATAAAGAATATACTATGAAAATActattaatgaaaataaaattgaaaaaaatgcaGTATGCATGCGTGTATAAAGTGTCggcagaagaagaaaaaaaaagaaatggagAAGGGAATTAATATGAGGATCATATTAAAGAGAGTTgcagtaattaattaatggaggCTCCTTCTTCTTCAATGCTATACACGTACTCCATATCTTAGCCCATTCCACGTGCTCGACCTTCTATCACAAGCTTTCCAATTTAATACTCCTCTAttcattcattttgtttttataaaGAGTTATTATTCTCAATAGAATACAACATACTTTGAATACATTGTAACTTTATAGTTCACCGCTATAATATAGTAGTAAGAATTTATTTTATAGCCCGAATTAAAATACTGGCAAGACTTAGTGAGCTATATTGCTAACAAGTTGAATTAAAGTTAAAATTGACAATAGAGATAAGTTTAAACTagatttataataatattttaaatttaggcTATTAAGTTATTATGGATgtatcaaatgcaaactctaaatatcgTACAAACTTCAAACCATGATTTAGACCGTtagattttattattatatcgtacaaacttcaaactatgatctagACCGTCAGATTTTATGATTTGATGTCAACAGattataaaataacattaataGGAAATGTCAACACGGTATCAA
This sequence is a window from Salvia splendens isolate huo1 chromosome 5, SspV2, whole genome shotgun sequence. Protein-coding genes within it:
- the LOC121805473 gene encoding uncharacterized protein LOC121805473, which translates into the protein MERKQSQGFFSALEDVVRGLSPARSRGKSPGRSRSPMSGLLRRKVGSSYSDSLIARSGSLRPVGETLTPLMEGPDPDGDETGDSKRLGSALGQWMRGQLTRNPSVAVDESTGVARRADLRLLLGVMGAPLAPVHVCAMDALPHLSIKDTPIETSSAQYIVQQYTAASGGQKVQNAVRNAYAMGKVKMVASEFETATKVVKNRNVSRAAESGGFVLWQMSPDMWYVELAVGGSKVHAGCNGKLVWRHTPWLGAHTAKGPVRPLRRSLQGLDPRTTASMFADSICIGEKNINGEDCFILKVAADPRTLKARSEGPAEIIRHVLFGYFSQKTGLLIHMEDSHLTRIQSNGGDAVYWETTINSSLDDYRPVEGIMIAHSGQSVVTLFRFGEMAMSHTKTRMEEAWTIEEVAFNIPGLSMDCFIPPADLGSASISETCELPVEERGKLGKRAKVAALEKAQPTTTIDKLMWKVEI